A single genomic interval of Nostoc commune NIES-4072 harbors:
- a CDS encoding heavy metal translocating P-type ATPase → MPAPTEYEIPIKNQFQEIDYEIVHITQERLRIRIPRLADDPEYASSLTWLIESFDFIVSVRINQPSSSLIVYYEPDVSVTTVQKSLLNSIQQASIVELPPGTVPIKTELRPEIDWIERLGLPMISLGLAVLSSQLMLPIPALAIGGLIAVAAAPFVTRLIETTVKERRLDADILDALWLGLYTIKGDFVGPSLMLSLMETGDALRDATARASERQFMDLFMGMDKSVKVERDGQEVQVPLKNVQKGDRVIVYPGEMIPVSGRVLRGTALIDEHKLTGESMLVSRSEGQVVHASTLLLEGKICILTKRIGKNTRLGVTVELLQSAPVHDTRVEDYAAKVADATIVPTLLLSGAIFAVTRDVSRSLAPLHLDFSHSIRIAVPSTVLAALTYAARHGIYIRSGRALEILARTDTVVFDKTGTLTQGNAEVVAIKTARPEISSAYVLQIAASAEQGNTHPVASAILRHAQENNIETRPCEAWDYRIGFGVVAQISGQRVLAGSYRLMLQEGIDINLTHQRHPELRTGSQSTVYVAMGGELLGVILYTDPVRPESAQVITILESQGQQTYMLSGDSQRVASRVAQELGINSSHVYAESFPDQKVDVIRQLQNQERTVVFIGEGINDAAALAHADVSISFASGIDIARETADVVLLEDDLRSIPHAIAIAKQAMDIIYQNTALIAIPNIGVVLAGILFAFDPVLGVIVSNGSALIAELNSFRPLFNAEAAPSFDSVVVKSIPDTKRPAKSAETLADSRELQLLTLDLQPTVPS, encoded by the coding sequence ATGCCCGCACCTACAGAATATGAAATTCCGATAAAAAATCAATTTCAGGAAATAGATTATGAAATTGTCCACATTACTCAGGAGCGACTTCGGATTCGTATACCTCGGCTGGCGGATGATCCAGAGTATGCAAGTTCGCTGACTTGGCTCATAGAATCTTTTGATTTTATTGTTAGTGTGCGGATTAACCAGCCATCTAGCTCGTTAATTGTCTATTATGAACCCGACGTGTCTGTAACAACGGTACAAAAAAGCTTGTTAAATAGCATTCAGCAAGCTAGCATCGTTGAACTTCCGCCAGGGACAGTACCAATAAAAACGGAACTCAGACCAGAAATCGACTGGATAGAGCGGCTTGGACTACCTATGATCAGCTTGGGTTTGGCTGTGCTTTCTAGCCAGTTGATGCTACCCATCCCAGCTTTAGCAATTGGTGGCTTAATTGCTGTGGCTGCTGCACCCTTTGTGACTAGGCTTATAGAAACAACTGTAAAAGAACGACGACTAGACGCGGATATTCTTGACGCACTTTGGCTAGGTCTTTACACCATTAAAGGAGACTTTGTAGGCCCGTCACTGATGTTGAGTTTAATGGAAACAGGGGATGCACTGCGAGATGCTACCGCCCGCGCTTCGGAGAGGCAATTTATGGATTTGTTCATGGGTATGGATAAATCTGTCAAGGTGGAACGGGATGGGCAAGAGGTGCAGGTTCCCCTAAAAAATGTACAAAAAGGCGATCGCGTTATTGTCTATCCAGGTGAAATGATTCCAGTGAGTGGGCGAGTACTGCGGGGTACAGCATTAATTGATGAACATAAACTCACGGGAGAGTCTATGTTAGTTTCTCGCTCTGAAGGACAGGTAGTTCACGCCTCTACTTTGTTGTTAGAAGGCAAGATTTGCATACTAACAAAACGAATTGGCAAAAATACCCGCTTAGGAGTGACAGTCGAACTCTTGCAATCTGCTCCCGTTCATGATACACGCGTTGAAGATTATGCAGCCAAAGTTGCTGATGCGACCATTGTACCAACCCTGCTATTAAGCGGTGCAATTTTTGCTGTTACTAGAGATGTATCGCGATCGCTTGCTCCTCTCCACCTCGATTTTAGCCACAGCATTCGCATTGCCGTACCTTCTACGGTTTTAGCAGCGCTTACCTATGCTGCGCGGCATGGGATCTACATCCGTAGCGGACGTGCCCTGGAAATATTAGCACGGACAGATACAGTCGTTTTCGATAAAACCGGAACGCTAACCCAAGGTAATGCCGAAGTTGTAGCGATCAAAACCGCCAGACCAGAAATTTCTTCAGCCTATGTCTTACAAATTGCAGCATCGGCAGAACAAGGTAACACTCATCCTGTAGCTAGCGCAATTCTGCGTCATGCCCAGGAGAATAATATCGAAACTCGACCTTGTGAAGCTTGGGATTATCGCATTGGCTTTGGTGTTGTTGCCCAAATTTCTGGACAACGGGTTTTAGCCGGTAGCTATCGTCTGATGCTGCAAGAAGGCATAGATATTAATCTCACTCATCAACGTCATCCAGAGCTAAGAACAGGCAGCCAATCTACAGTATATGTGGCTATGGGTGGTGAATTATTAGGTGTGATTTTGTATACAGACCCCGTTCGTCCAGAAAGCGCCCAAGTAATTACCATTTTAGAAAGCCAAGGTCAGCAGACCTATATGTTAAGTGGCGATAGTCAACGAGTCGCCAGTCGTGTGGCTCAAGAGTTAGGCATTAATAGTAGTCATGTTTATGCAGAATCGTTTCCCGATCAAAAAGTCGATGTCATTCGCCAACTCCAAAACCAAGAACGGACTGTAGTTTTCATTGGAGAAGGCATAAATGATGCCGCAGCTTTAGCACATGCGGATGTTTCTATTTCTTTTGCTAGTGGTATTGATATTGCACGCGAAACCGCCGATGTAGTTCTCTTAGAGGATGATCTGCGGAGCATACCTCATGCCATTGCGATCGCAAAACAAGCAATGGATATTATTTACCAGAATACTGCCCTCATTGCTATACCAAATATTGGTGTAGTACTTGCAGGCATTTTATTTGCTTTCGATCCAGTTTTAGGC